The stretch of DNA CCTGAAACAAGCAGCACTTCAGTTCTTAGAACTGAACCACACACTAAGCTCCAATGTACTCACATAAATGTCTTATCAAGCTTCAGCGTTTCACTTCAACATCATTTTAAAGCTCATACTCaccttttcaaacaaaaaaaagcttctcTTATCCTGCAGACTCGTACCAACAAATTACAGACCGCGCTGGGGTGGCCTTAATGAGCAGGagtctgaaaatgttttcattgtgccATATACCATTAGTTGATCTGGGTCAGTGTTTCTCTGTAATCTCACTGTGATAACAAAGGAAGGCTGCAAAAGGAAGACTGTGTGGTTCAAGTGAATATTTTGCCATCAAATCCAGAGTGGAATTCCTTTGACCCCAGAGCAGCCCCCATCTTGACTGTCCCTTCTGCCAAGGAAAGAATATTTTCGTGTGTTTGTTCAGTGCTCTGAAACCTGTGACTTGGACTCGTGGAGCCCATTGTTCTTATCTGAAATGGTATAACTCGTCTGGCACACAAATCttggagaaatatttgaattgtGCTAATGTTGTGGAGTGATAGTGAGACTCTGAGGGGATTGATGTGAAAACGAAAACACTGCTGCCCCCAGACGAAACCCATGACAGTGAGACGTTCTCATCACTTGTTTTGATGGACCACTGGCCTTAAAGTCCTGATTGAAATCTCACATTGTCAAACCATGATAGCACAATAACACTGAATGGGAAAGTGCAGTATCAAACTTCACAAGATCTTTCCAGCAACATGTTTTGGGACCTCTTTTGTAGTAGAAACATCCTGGTCAGCCTGTGCATCTATGGaccaattgtgtgtgtgtggtgtgttgggCTCTATTATTCTGTTTTATATCAACAGGATTGTCTATAAAACGTCAGCAAATAGTGAAAAAATATTGTCAGCAATTCCTGGTTTTATGTGACATAAGtcaaaaatgtcatattttatcTCTTTTACATTTACGACATTTAACAATCTTGAACAAATTTACGTTTTTTTGGTTGAAAAATCACTAAAACCATGACTCATTAACTACCACAGTTGCCACAAAATTTTTCTTCTGTGAATATAAACctgctgtctctgcagcctctgGGTAACAATCACTAATTTCAACATATgttccttctgttttctttcagggGATCTGTGTCTACTCTAAAGCCTAGGACTCTAAACAACAGCAGGAGAGAATACAAACGTACATTCTTGCAACTCATACCTGAGAGAAGCAAAATGTCTCGCACTGAAGAGGTCAAcaagatgacagaaaatgtctATAAGGTATAACTTCATACACAACTGCTGTGTGTCAGCCTTTCTTGTCAAAGCCGGCAGTAAATCTCATTTAGATATGATTAACCtttaattcattattcatgtttCCTACAGAAATATACTTTACATATCTAGAAAACCTTTGGTTGATTTGTGTATCATTGTTCACAGGGGATTTTGGACCACTTCAACCCCAGTCTGAAGAACTTTGTGACGATGGGGAAACACTATGAGAAAGCTCTGACAGGTTGGTCAAACACTGGCTAACTTCACACACTGCACAGGTGTAGCTGCATTTATACTTCACATGCAGTAATGAACCCAGTAcattaatgaataattttacAGGAAGGGCAAGGCTGTTTACCTAAACGGATagaaaatatatagatatttttcaaatttagGATGAAATATGTTCTCTTTTTCAGGAGTAACCGTGGCTGCCAAGGGGTACTTTGATGCTTTGGTAAAACTCGGAGAACTGGCAAGTGACAGCCAAGGCTCTAAAGAGCTGGGTGAGTGGGTGGATGGttgaaagacagaaaggggGACTGTGTCGAGGTGAAAATAAGATGAATTGGCTGTAGACCTAATAAACTTTACAGAGTCAATGTGGCAGCTGTGGAGAAGTTGGAAATGGCCTGTGAGCttgatgcatgtgtgttggtGAGCGAGGAGATGAAGACAAGAGGGAATGAGGAAATGCAGAGGGAGAGCGAGAacagagggaaagggagagagtggGGTCATTGTTGGGAGATTAACAACACCACATGATCTCATTGTAATGCTGAAAACAGCGGGGGAGGCAGGCAGGAGTGTCGGAGGGCGAGATGCCAGCCACCACACACTACAGTGCTGTGTGACTGTGGGGGGGGGACTCACAGCTGACCGCCACTTTGTAAATGAGAAATTGTGTCAGAGCAGCAGGTTTTATAACATTTTTATCTGATGTGTTGTCCGTTGGCTACATGCCACTTGTATGCTGACGCTGATACTGTTGTGAGTAGCtgatagaaaacacacagattttagttattttcagttttttgctCCACACGCTGTGCAGCAACTTCTGGACAGGCTGGAGATAAATGAGTAActtgacaaataaaaacttctGAGTGACGTAATGCTGATGCCATCACTGCTGTGCCGCACCTCGCAGGAGACACGCTGTTTCAGATGGCTGAGGTGCACAGACAGATTCAGGTGCAGCTGGAGGACGTGGTAAGATTGTGCAACAGTGTGGTCATTTCGTGAGTGTCAGAAATAAAGATGATTAGTTGGTGAAATGCTGTAAACATTCACAAATTTCttttgtaaacatttaaaaacattttatgataaataagtaaagtaaaatttaaaaagtttgtGATAAAACGACTAGAGACTGTTATCATCTTTGATGTGTCAGTACAAAATGCAACTAAAAGATCCTTTCATCAACAGCTCAAACTATTTCACTCTGAGCTGCTTGCCCAGTTGGAGCAAAAGTTGGAGTTGGACATCAAATACCTCACAGTATGTTAACTTGCCCACTGAAATCCATATCCTTATTTGTGCAGAGCCACATCCATACCTATTATCTATACTCTAGTATTACCAAGTATTATCTTATACACACTCAGCAGATTTGTGCAGGTGAATGTAGCACACTATgtagaacataaaaaaaaaaatacagaagaatCTGTATAATAATGTGTAAGATTTGTCTTATTATTGGTTAAaacattgatttatttcataaatgtgGACTGAAAAGGTTTTTGAAAACCAAACTTGAATATTAACTTGTTTGTCTCTCATTCTAgtcaaatactttttttttttcttctttcccttcaGGCCACTTTAAAGAAGTACCAGAGTGAGCGGAGGTCTAAATCTGAGTCTATCGAGCGCTGCCAGTCCCAGCTGAAGAAACTCCGCAGGAAGAGCCGTCACCCCAACAAATATGGAGACAAAGAGATGCAGGTAGCTGAAGCACCACAACagtggtggaaaaaaataacaaagtaTATACAAGATCTATGATATAACAAATAGTGTGTGAAGTGCCAGACACAGTAAACGCTTTCATTTGAGAAATCCCTTAAACACATAGATCCCAAACATCTCACTCAGCATTATAATAGCTTAAAAAGCAGAGTTGTGTAAGAGAGAGGTCGGTGTGAATCAGATTAAACAACAATCTGtctcagctgattttttttttttttttagaaaataagTAACTTAGAACAGAAATGTTCTCCTGCAGAAGCATGAATGACATAAGAGGGTGAAATTAAGAAACCAGAGCAGCGTGTAAGAAAAGGTCATCAGGGCAGTAATTAAAGATCTATCAGGATATGATGTCATTCCTCTGCTCTGAATATGTGTGTGAGGTGGTTCATTTCTGACttgtccttcagtttgtggagttGATGAGTCGTCGCCAAGGTGAGCTGGACACGCTGGTTGCCGCAGGTTACAGGTCAGCGCTcactgaggagaggagacgaTACTGCTTCCTGGTGGACAGACAGTGTTGTGTCACCAAACTGCTCATCAACTACCACTCCAAGGTAATCGGGTCCATTATTATGTCAGGTCGCAGTTCACATGAAATCCACATATCTTGAGTGGTTGCTCTCATAGTTCCACTAAAGATGATACTGTATATTTCTCACTGTCAACAAATCCAATGAAAACTATACATACCCTGATTTGAGACGGTTTTTGTATCCCTCTTTTGAGTCGCTTCTTTTCAGCGCTGTTAACAAATTTTTTGGGCCTTTTTTCATTATGAAATGAAGTCTAAGAACTTTGTGTAATGGGATTAGATGACAACAAGACAACATGGAATAACaacagtctttgtctttaacAGCATGTTTTTCTCTTATGATTAACAAACAGGTGAGAGAGCTTTTGTCACAGAAACTATCATCTTGGCAGCTGTCGTGCTCTCAGCCAACAAAACTCCCGGAGCGTGCTCTGAACCTGCTGCGACACACGGCACCTCAAAGTACAGGGGCTGCTGGGATAGCGGAGGTCCTGCGTCACACCAAGCTTGGCTCCTCTCAGCCAGAGCAGGTAAGTTCATGCCAGACATCTTGGTTTTAAAGCAAacattaaacaacatttttaagGGCTCAtaatttcagattttctgtTGGTTTCCACAGAAATATCACATTGTAGGTATGTAGGTATGAAAGTATTTTCAAGCCTCTTTGGATAAATTTAAATGATCTGGTGATTATTAGTAGGTTGGACAATATCCCTGTTTTGCAAGTCAGAAATAAGCCTCAAGATTTAGGACTTAAAAGTTCTGGGCAACAGCCAGGATAAAATGACTATaatgctctctctttcttggGTTTTCAGAGGCTCTCTGTTCAAGAAGTCCCTCCTCTGTTGAACGGAGACTCCAGTCGCTCGCAGCGCTCgatcccctcctcctctcaaaGCGACACCTGTCCTCCTCAGGGTTCCCCCCACACTTTCCGCTCAGCATCATCCAccggaggagctgctggaggttcATCCCAAGGAGCTTCTCCTCAGCATACCAGCACACCCATCAATGCATCAGCCAGCCCCCTCCCTGACAGCAGCGTTAGCCTGGCGATGACCACTCCGAGCACATCCAGTGGCACGGCCCAGCAGagctccctcctcctgtccacCAACACGTCCAACCTCTCACCGAGCCTCATCCCTTCCACCGTGATGTCGCTCAGCCAGATCTCCCCAGCCAGCAGCTCCTTGCATGGCATGACCCTCCCCATCCCACACAGTGCCCCTCATAGTCCTCCACTGCCTCACAGCGCGCCTCTTTCCAGGGCCATGACACCTGTTCAGCTATTGCACCAACAAGTGGGACCAGGAGGGAGCAATACTTCGTCCCCATCACATAATCCTTGGCTGCTGAAGACTGCAGACATGTGTGCTACAGCAACACTCCCACTGCCGAGGAGACCAGTCAGTGAGATGAGGCTGGGTGGCTTTCAGGGTAAAACGTGACACTGTACACTTGtcctgtttatgtgtgtctgtattccCAACAAGCCTTGAATTTCCTCTCTTATCTCCATGGCTTCAGGCTCCAGTCTTCCCAGGATGCCTCCGTTATCTGGACCTACACGCGTGGAAGCCTTGTTTCCTCACACTCCTGGAGCATCTGAGGgcggaggaggagcaggaggaggaagaggaggaggaggaggaggaggggcctGCTTATTGCACTTCCTGCCTGGTGACAACATTGCCCTACTCATCTCTGAGCCCAGAGACGGGTGGCACTATGGTCAAAATGAACGGACTGGACGGTACGCTTTCAAACTGCACATCACTGTTGAACCCGAGAGGGGATTTTACCAGAGTTGTTATAAAGTAATAACCAAAAGACTCTGGAAGGTCTAAATCACATAAAACAATGCTGGGCTGGCTGGAATCTCTCTCTTTACTTCAGCCCTTTGGTTTGTGTAGCTGTTTGAAGCTCTCAGTTTATAATATTAGAGTAAACTTTCCCCCTCACAGGAAAGGCTGGTTTCCTTTCTCCTACACTCAACCACACCATAGCAGGATGGATCACCTCGAGAGGTGAGTAAAAGAAGAGCAGTCCCTGAACATCTGAGGGTTTTAAGATTGTTGATGAACTCAGGCACTTTTAATGAAAGATATGCTTCCTTCACTTCCCTGAAAATCAGTCACAGTTGGGCACTGCCAATTCAGTAGGAAGACAATGAGATGGAGGTGGGCTGAAACCAATATGGCACTCTtccatttccatccatccacctttCCAATAAATCACAGATGCCAGACGTGCAGAAAATGACAGGAGCTCATGAACTGATTTATACTTCTGATGTTTGCACTTCAGCCTTTCCACTTCTCTATCCAATTCCATTCGTGCTGATGATGAATTCACACAAAACCAATATCTCTCAACTCTCATTGTGTTTCctttgttccattttttttttcttgtatatcctttcctctctctctgaccttcCCTGCAGCTCTCTCTTCTTATCTAAAGCTAACAGCACCAGTACTGGCCAGCTTGACAAGTTGGTGTCTCCGGGTCCCCCAGCTCTGACCCCTGAGTCAGAAGAGGAGCACTCCCTTCCTCCCCAGAGGGTCAGCACCTTCCGCCCGCGCCCCTACAGCATGGCAGACAGCAACAAggtcaaaaacatgaaatgtttgGGAGGTGATAAGGCTTAGAATGAATGTGCTTGACCCTCACTGTTCATGACAATGACAGAGATAGAATATGAACGAGGTAAATAACAACAGGAATCTAATAGTTTCTTGTAAATTTCAGATCACTGCAGAACTGACCTCTCCACCGCCTTCCCCAACCAGGTACATTATTAGCTATAACATATGGACAGTTTATGAGGAGTATTTCTCATCCTGTGAAAAAGGTTACTATGTGACCTGATCATGTTTGCTTGGACTTGGATTTGTTTGACTTTAAAGACGCGTGCTATTGTTAAGTAGAGAGTGTATAAAGTCgtagtggggggaaaaaaactttcTTCAATTCAATTGAATATAAGATGAATTACATagtttaaattgtttaaattctGTGTGCTGGAGCGTGACCATGGATGAAATGTCAGGATAtgtcttcttctgttttatCAGCTTTAAGCACTGGTTTTAAAATGGGCCTCCCCCTAATTAAATCACTATCCTTGTGCGCTAATCACAAGGAACACAATTTTACACATCGAAATAAGAGCCACTAAACTTCACGGGTGGGTAAAGGAGTCTATCATCTATATTTAGTCACTTTTTGTCAAGAAATTAAAGACACATGATCCCTCTGTCTAAAACTAACAGGCCACAGAGGCTTTTAGTCATAGCAGGATTGATGGAATGGAGGTATATAgatattcatgacttttcaCAAAATGATTCTTATTGTTTTATCGTGGTTTCTCCCTTTTAGACCTAATCCCTTTGCCCATGTGCGACTCAGAAAAACTGTCACCAATGATCGCTCAGCTCCCATTATTGAGTAAGTGGTTGATTCCAACAGCAGCAACCCAGCTTCCTTTTTCCATTCAGTCCATCAAGCCACAGGTTGAGTCCTTGAAACAGCAAACTGGTCCATGTTGAGTCCTTTTAACAATGCTTTACATTgcatgttactttttttttttgtattcaatCAGATACAGATTGTGTTTCATGTACAGGAATAGAaatttttaaaatcactgtGTAAAAGGTTAATGTGTAAAGCCTGATCTGTTTATGAGATCACTGTTCATCACTCTTCTCCATGGGGAGAAAGCAAAAACTGGACCACCATGAAATTTGGAAGTTCTATTTGAGTGAAACATgggcagtaaaataaaatctagGCTTAGTATGAAACATAAGAATAGAAGAATAGAAGAAGAATTATTGGCTGTACTTAGTTTGTATCTATATTTTGATATTCCAGTATA from Echeneis naucrates chromosome 6, fEcheNa1.1, whole genome shotgun sequence encodes:
- the LOC115045352 gene encoding brain-specific angiogenesis inhibitor 1-associated protein 2 — its product is MSRTEEVNKMTENVYKGILDHFNPSLKNFVTMGKHYEKALTGVTVAAKGYFDALVKLGELASDSQGSKELGDTLFQMAEVHRQIQVQLEDVLKLFHSELLAQLEQKLELDIKYLTATLKKYQSERRSKSESIERCQSQLKKLRRKSRHPNKYGDKEMQFVELMSRRQGELDTLVAAGYRSALTEERRRYCFLVDRQCCVTKLLINYHSKVRELLSQKLSSWQLSCSQPTKLPERALNLLRHTAPQSTGAAGIAEVLRHTKLGSSQPEQRLSVQEVPPLLNGDSSRSQRSIPSSSQSDTCPPQGSPHTFRSASSTGGAAGGSSQGASPQHTSTPINASASPLPDSSVSLAMTTPSTSSGTAQQSSLLLSTNTSNLSPSLIPSTVMSLSQISPASSSLHGMTLPIPHSAPHSPPLPHSAPLSRAMTPVQLLHQQVGPGGSNTSSPSHNPWLLKTADMCATATLPLPRRPVSEMRLGGFQGSSLPRMPPLSGPTRVEALFPHTPGASEGGGGAGGGRGGGGGGGACLLHFLPGDNIALLISEPRDGWHYGQNERTGRKGWFPFSYTQPHHSRMDHLESSLFLSKANSTSTGQLDKLVSPGPPALTPESEEEHSLPPQRVSTFRPRPYSMADSNKITAELTSPPPSPTRPNPFAHVRLRKTVTNDRSAPIIE